Proteins encoded in a region of the Drosophila gunungcola strain Sukarami chromosome 3L unlocalized genomic scaffold, Dgunungcola_SK_2 000005F, whole genome shotgun sequence genome:
- the LOC128259166 gene encoding serine/threonine-protein kinase PRP4 homolog isoform X1 — translation MMTDDKSSSINSESEDRRAKHKKAKKHKKQKKSFSGNDEKDRHIHKKHKKAKKRPHRRSESSNDSDAPENAKAKLPKSSGLSSKFTEIMQKASRNGADFRIGKPLLPTDPSSLVEEITKTIQNKVLPVLEVASSGSESDIFLDFSPAEVASPIIASIIEDELNLEDLMRQKALLQARLGAYMSDPEAEAQPQAQSHPHRQPQIVQAKPVAKVVTSAPQSAAPLATATSKHANIKQSSTHNSNESDVILLDDSSGGQRTPEKRRRHTSPLPAAPRNRARDDPVHGRRERRSRERDRSPTRRRAAEQQMPARPRSRNRNMEDLRQEINRDKQRERRDHSRDRDRRGAERPVPNDLRPGRAREREVRQNRNQRSHSRSKFESDRRRERERQKDRDRGGFDRGGARGGADNGDRDRYKGSLSEGQKKYDKESSDEEVNLDIDIDEDDDDEERIIELRRKKREELLKKLGTGQESPTPQNSNSYESRSTSPGSSQRDRPPRTPTPTLAGSDLPSAEMPKEHQQQDNSNSQKNSSVKEKRNDWDMFADQDVDSNFDSPNTIVQSKHQHENPALTDNWDDAEGYYRVRIGEVLDNRYLVNGYTGQGVFSNVVRGRDQARGQANVAIKIIRNNEIMHKTGLRELEILKKLNDADPEDRFHCLRLYRHFFHKQHLCMVFEPLAMNLREVLKKYGKNVGLHIKAVRSYTQQLFLALKLLKKTGILHADIKPDNILVNENNLILKLCDFGSASAISDNEITPYLVSRFYRSPEIILGIPYDYGIDTWSAGCTIYELYTGKILFSGKSNNQMLKFFMDVKGKIPNRIVRKGQFKEQHFDQSCNFLYHEIDKLTEREKIVVMPVVKPSRSLHQELIADQNLPEDQHRKVTQLKDLLENMFALDPAKRISLNQALVHPFIQEKM, via the exons ATGATGACTGACGACAAAAG CTCCAGCATCAACAGCGAGTCGGAGGATCGTCGAGCCAAGCACAAGAAGGCCAAGAAGCACAAGAAACAGAAAAAGTCTTTTTCCGGCAACGACGAGAAGGACAGGCATATCcataaaaaacataagaaaGCGAAGAAGCGCCCCCACCGCCGAAGCGAGTCCTCGAACGACTCGGACGCGCCGGAAAATGCCAAGGCCAAGCTGCCAAAGAGCTCCGGACTGAGCAGCAAGTTCACCGAGATCATGCAGAAGGCCAGCCGCAACGGGGCCGACTTCCGCATCGGCAAACCACTGCTGCCCACGGACCCAAGCAGCCTCGTGGAGGAGATTACCAAGACCATTCAGAACAAGGTGCTGCCCGTCTTGGAGGTGGCCAGTTCGGGCAGCGAAAGCGATAT CTTTCTTGATTTCAGCCCCGCCGAAGTGGCCAGCCCTATCATTGCATCTATTATAGAGGACGAGCTAAACTTGGAGGACTTGATGCGTCAGAAGGCTCTGCTGCAGGCTCGCCTGGGCGCCTATATGTCGGACCCAGAGGCAGAGGCCCAACCTCAGGCACAGTCGCACCCACACCGGCAGCCGCAGATTGTGCAGGCCAAACCAGTGGCCAAGGTGGTCACCTCAGCCCCACAGTCTGCAGCACCGCTGGCTACTGCAACCAGTAAACATGCTAATATTAAACAGTCTAGCACGCATAACTCAAATGAATCCGATGTTATATTGTTGGATGATTCTAGCGGAGGCCAGCGCACTCCCGAGAAGCGACGACGCCACACATCCCCGCTCCCAGCAGCCCCGAGAAACCGAGCCCGCGATGACCCGGTCCACGGACGACGGGAACGGCGCTCAAGAGAACGAGACCGCTCGCCCACACGTCGTCGGGCAGCAGAGCAGCAAATGCCGGCCCGGCCGCGCAGCCGCAACCGCAACATGGAGGACCTACGGCAGGAGATTAACCGCGATAAGCAGAGGGAGAGACGCGACCATAGCCGAGACCGGGATCGGCGTGGAGCAGAGAGGCCGGTGCCCAACGATTTGCGACCGGGTCGTGCCCGGGAGCGAGAAGTTCGGCAAAATCGTAACCAACGGTCGCACAGCCGTAGTAAGTTTGAATCGGACAGGCGCCGCGAGCGGGAGCGGCAAAAGGACCGGGATCGTGGTGGATTTGACCGTGGTGGAGCACGCGGTGGTGCAGACAACGGAGACCGAGATCGTTACAAGGGTTCACTAAGCGAGGGGCAAAAGAAGTACGACAAAGAGAGTAGTGACGAAGAGGTCAACCTGGACATTGATATTGACGAGGACGATGATGACGAAGAACGCATCATTGAGCTGCGCCGGAAAAAACGCGAGGAGCTCCTCAAG AAACTGGGCACGGGGCAGGAATCACCAACGCCCCAAAACTCCAACTCGTACGAGTCTCGGAGCACTTCGCCCGGCTCATCCCAACGCGACAGGCCTCCAAGGACTCCGACGCCCACACTAGCTGGGTCGGATCTGCCCAGCGCGGAAATGCCGAaggagcaccagcagcaggACAACTCAAATAGCCAGAAGAACAGCTCCGTAAAGGAAAAACGAAACGATTGGGATATGTTTGCCGATCAGGATGTGGATTCAAATTTCGAT TCACCCAACACAATCGTTCAAAGCAAGCACCAACACGAAAATCCCGCCCTTACCGACAACTGGGACGACGCAGAGGGCTACTACCGAGTTCGGATCGGTGAGGTGTTGGACAACCGCTACCTGGTTAATGGCTACACGGGCCAGGGCGTCTTCAGTAATGTCGTGCGTGGCCGAGACCAAGCTCGAGGACAGGCTAATGTAGCTATCAAGATTATACGAAACAACGAAATAAT GCACAAAACTGGCTTACGGGAACTGGAAATTCTTAAGAAGCTTAACGACGCCGATCCGGAGGATCGATTTCACTGCCTTCGTTTGTACCGCCACTTTTTCCACAAACAG CATTTATGCATGGTGTTCGAGCCTTTGGCAATGAATTTACGTGAGGTACTCAAGAAGTACGGCAAGAATGTGGGCCTTCACATTAAAGCAGTGCGTAGCTACACGCAGCAACTATTTTTGGCTCTCAAATTGCTGAAAAAGACGGGCATTTTGCATGCGGACATTAAACCGGACAATATTTTGGTCAACGAAAATAATCTGATACTAAAATTATGCGATTTTGGTTCTGCCTCGGCCATTAGCGATAACGAAATAACTCCGTACTTGGTGTCGCGGTTTTACCGCTCTCCGGAGATTATTTTGGGAATACCCTACGACTATGGAATCGACACCTGGTCCGCCGGCTGCACAATCTATGAGCTGTACACTGGAAAAATTCTGTTCAGCGGGAAGAGCAACAACCAAATGCTCAAGTTTTTCATGGATGTGAAGGGCAAGATACCAAACCGAATTGTCAGAAAAGGTCAGTTTAAGGAACAGCACTTTGATCAGAGCTGCAACTTCCTATACCACGAGATTGATAAGCTCACTGAAAGG GAAAAGATAGTTGTAATGCCGGTCGTTAAACCGTCGCGTAGCTTGCACCAGGAACTAATTGCTGACCAAAACCTGCCAGAAGATCAGCATCGCAAGGTCACCCAGCTCAAGGATCTGCTGGAAAATATGTTTGCCTTAGATCCGGCCAAGCGGATTTCCCTTAACCAGGCACTAGTTCACCCTTTCATACAGGAGAAGATGTAA
- the LOC128259166 gene encoding serine/threonine-protein kinase PRP4 homolog isoform X2, translated as MMTDDKSSSINSESEDRRAKHKKAKKHKKQKKSFSGNDEKDRHIHKKHKKAKKRPHRRSESSNDSDAPENAKAKLPKSSGLSSKFTEIMQKASRNGADFRIGKPLLPTDPSSLVEEITKTIQNKVLPVLEVASSGSESDIPAEVASPIIASIIEDELNLEDLMRQKALLQARLGAYMSDPEAEAQPQAQSHPHRQPQIVQAKPVAKVVTSAPQSAAPLATATSKHANIKQSSTHNSNESDVILLDDSSGGQRTPEKRRRHTSPLPAAPRNRARDDPVHGRRERRSRERDRSPTRRRAAEQQMPARPRSRNRNMEDLRQEINRDKQRERRDHSRDRDRRGAERPVPNDLRPGRAREREVRQNRNQRSHSRSKFESDRRRERERQKDRDRGGFDRGGARGGADNGDRDRYKGSLSEGQKKYDKESSDEEVNLDIDIDEDDDDEERIIELRRKKREELLKKLGTGQESPTPQNSNSYESRSTSPGSSQRDRPPRTPTPTLAGSDLPSAEMPKEHQQQDNSNSQKNSSVKEKRNDWDMFADQDVDSNFDSPNTIVQSKHQHENPALTDNWDDAEGYYRVRIGEVLDNRYLVNGYTGQGVFSNVVRGRDQARGQANVAIKIIRNNEIMHKTGLRELEILKKLNDADPEDRFHCLRLYRHFFHKQHLCMVFEPLAMNLREVLKKYGKNVGLHIKAVRSYTQQLFLALKLLKKTGILHADIKPDNILVNENNLILKLCDFGSASAISDNEITPYLVSRFYRSPEIILGIPYDYGIDTWSAGCTIYELYTGKILFSGKSNNQMLKFFMDVKGKIPNRIVRKGQFKEQHFDQSCNFLYHEIDKLTEREKIVVMPVVKPSRSLHQELIADQNLPEDQHRKVTQLKDLLENMFALDPAKRISLNQALVHPFIQEKM; from the exons ATGATGACTGACGACAAAAG CTCCAGCATCAACAGCGAGTCGGAGGATCGTCGAGCCAAGCACAAGAAGGCCAAGAAGCACAAGAAACAGAAAAAGTCTTTTTCCGGCAACGACGAGAAGGACAGGCATATCcataaaaaacataagaaaGCGAAGAAGCGCCCCCACCGCCGAAGCGAGTCCTCGAACGACTCGGACGCGCCGGAAAATGCCAAGGCCAAGCTGCCAAAGAGCTCCGGACTGAGCAGCAAGTTCACCGAGATCATGCAGAAGGCCAGCCGCAACGGGGCCGACTTCCGCATCGGCAAACCACTGCTGCCCACGGACCCAAGCAGCCTCGTGGAGGAGATTACCAAGACCATTCAGAACAAGGTGCTGCCCGTCTTGGAGGTGGCCAGTTCGGGCAGCGAAAGCGATAT CCCCGCCGAAGTGGCCAGCCCTATCATTGCATCTATTATAGAGGACGAGCTAAACTTGGAGGACTTGATGCGTCAGAAGGCTCTGCTGCAGGCTCGCCTGGGCGCCTATATGTCGGACCCAGAGGCAGAGGCCCAACCTCAGGCACAGTCGCACCCACACCGGCAGCCGCAGATTGTGCAGGCCAAACCAGTGGCCAAGGTGGTCACCTCAGCCCCACAGTCTGCAGCACCGCTGGCTACTGCAACCAGTAAACATGCTAATATTAAACAGTCTAGCACGCATAACTCAAATGAATCCGATGTTATATTGTTGGATGATTCTAGCGGAGGCCAGCGCACTCCCGAGAAGCGACGACGCCACACATCCCCGCTCCCAGCAGCCCCGAGAAACCGAGCCCGCGATGACCCGGTCCACGGACGACGGGAACGGCGCTCAAGAGAACGAGACCGCTCGCCCACACGTCGTCGGGCAGCAGAGCAGCAAATGCCGGCCCGGCCGCGCAGCCGCAACCGCAACATGGAGGACCTACGGCAGGAGATTAACCGCGATAAGCAGAGGGAGAGACGCGACCATAGCCGAGACCGGGATCGGCGTGGAGCAGAGAGGCCGGTGCCCAACGATTTGCGACCGGGTCGTGCCCGGGAGCGAGAAGTTCGGCAAAATCGTAACCAACGGTCGCACAGCCGTAGTAAGTTTGAATCGGACAGGCGCCGCGAGCGGGAGCGGCAAAAGGACCGGGATCGTGGTGGATTTGACCGTGGTGGAGCACGCGGTGGTGCAGACAACGGAGACCGAGATCGTTACAAGGGTTCACTAAGCGAGGGGCAAAAGAAGTACGACAAAGAGAGTAGTGACGAAGAGGTCAACCTGGACATTGATATTGACGAGGACGATGATGACGAAGAACGCATCATTGAGCTGCGCCGGAAAAAACGCGAGGAGCTCCTCAAG AAACTGGGCACGGGGCAGGAATCACCAACGCCCCAAAACTCCAACTCGTACGAGTCTCGGAGCACTTCGCCCGGCTCATCCCAACGCGACAGGCCTCCAAGGACTCCGACGCCCACACTAGCTGGGTCGGATCTGCCCAGCGCGGAAATGCCGAaggagcaccagcagcaggACAACTCAAATAGCCAGAAGAACAGCTCCGTAAAGGAAAAACGAAACGATTGGGATATGTTTGCCGATCAGGATGTGGATTCAAATTTCGAT TCACCCAACACAATCGTTCAAAGCAAGCACCAACACGAAAATCCCGCCCTTACCGACAACTGGGACGACGCAGAGGGCTACTACCGAGTTCGGATCGGTGAGGTGTTGGACAACCGCTACCTGGTTAATGGCTACACGGGCCAGGGCGTCTTCAGTAATGTCGTGCGTGGCCGAGACCAAGCTCGAGGACAGGCTAATGTAGCTATCAAGATTATACGAAACAACGAAATAAT GCACAAAACTGGCTTACGGGAACTGGAAATTCTTAAGAAGCTTAACGACGCCGATCCGGAGGATCGATTTCACTGCCTTCGTTTGTACCGCCACTTTTTCCACAAACAG CATTTATGCATGGTGTTCGAGCCTTTGGCAATGAATTTACGTGAGGTACTCAAGAAGTACGGCAAGAATGTGGGCCTTCACATTAAAGCAGTGCGTAGCTACACGCAGCAACTATTTTTGGCTCTCAAATTGCTGAAAAAGACGGGCATTTTGCATGCGGACATTAAACCGGACAATATTTTGGTCAACGAAAATAATCTGATACTAAAATTATGCGATTTTGGTTCTGCCTCGGCCATTAGCGATAACGAAATAACTCCGTACTTGGTGTCGCGGTTTTACCGCTCTCCGGAGATTATTTTGGGAATACCCTACGACTATGGAATCGACACCTGGTCCGCCGGCTGCACAATCTATGAGCTGTACACTGGAAAAATTCTGTTCAGCGGGAAGAGCAACAACCAAATGCTCAAGTTTTTCATGGATGTGAAGGGCAAGATACCAAACCGAATTGTCAGAAAAGGTCAGTTTAAGGAACAGCACTTTGATCAGAGCTGCAACTTCCTATACCACGAGATTGATAAGCTCACTGAAAGG GAAAAGATAGTTGTAATGCCGGTCGTTAAACCGTCGCGTAGCTTGCACCAGGAACTAATTGCTGACCAAAACCTGCCAGAAGATCAGCATCGCAAGGTCACCCAGCTCAAGGATCTGCTGGAAAATATGTTTGCCTTAGATCCGGCCAAGCGGATTTCCCTTAACCAGGCACTAGTTCACCCTTTCATACAGGAGAAGATGTAA
- the LOC128259166 gene encoding serine/threonine-protein kinase PRP4 homolog isoform X3 — translation MMTDDKSSSINSESEDRRAKHKKAKKHKKQKKSFSGNDEKDRHIHKKHKKAKKRPHRRSESSNDSDAPENAKAKLPKSSGLSSKFTEIMQKASRNGADFRIGKPLLPTDPSSLVEEITKTIQNKVLPVLEVASSGSESDIFLDFSPAEVASPIIASIIEDELNLEDLMRQKALLQARLGAYMSDPEAEAQPQAQSHPHRQPQIVQAKPVAKVVTSAPQSAAPLATATSKHANIKQSSTHNSNESDVILLDDSSGGQRTPEKRRRHTSPLPAAPRNRARDDPVHGRRERRSRERDRSPTRRRAAEQQMPARPRSRNRNMEDLRQEINRDKQRERRDHSRDRDRRGAERPVPNDLRPGRAREREVRQNRNQRSHSRSKFESDRRRERERQKDRDRGGFDRGGARGGADNGDRDRYKGSLSEGQKKYDKESSDEEVNLDIDIDEDDDDEERIIELRRKKREELLKKLGTGQESPTPQNSNSYESRSTSPGSSQRDRPPRTPTPTLAGSDLPSAEMPKEHQQQDNSNSQKNSSVKEKRNDWDMFADQDVDSNFDSPNTIVQSKHQHENPALTDNWDDAEGYYRVRIGEVLDNRYLVNGYTGQGVFSNVVRGRDQARGQANVAIKIIRNNEIMHKTGLRELEILKKLNDADPEDRFHCLRLYRHFFHKQHLCMVFEPLAMNLREVLKKYGKNVGLHIKAVRSYTQQLFLALKLLKKTGILHADIKPDNILVNENNLILKLCDFGSASAISDNEITPYLVSRFYRSPEIILGIPYDYGIDTWSAGCTIYELYTGKILFSGKSNNQMLKFFMDVKGKIPNRIVRKGQFKEQHFDQSCNFLYHEIDKLTERVNSCNAGR, via the exons ATGATGACTGACGACAAAAG CTCCAGCATCAACAGCGAGTCGGAGGATCGTCGAGCCAAGCACAAGAAGGCCAAGAAGCACAAGAAACAGAAAAAGTCTTTTTCCGGCAACGACGAGAAGGACAGGCATATCcataaaaaacataagaaaGCGAAGAAGCGCCCCCACCGCCGAAGCGAGTCCTCGAACGACTCGGACGCGCCGGAAAATGCCAAGGCCAAGCTGCCAAAGAGCTCCGGACTGAGCAGCAAGTTCACCGAGATCATGCAGAAGGCCAGCCGCAACGGGGCCGACTTCCGCATCGGCAAACCACTGCTGCCCACGGACCCAAGCAGCCTCGTGGAGGAGATTACCAAGACCATTCAGAACAAGGTGCTGCCCGTCTTGGAGGTGGCCAGTTCGGGCAGCGAAAGCGATAT CTTTCTTGATTTCAGCCCCGCCGAAGTGGCCAGCCCTATCATTGCATCTATTATAGAGGACGAGCTAAACTTGGAGGACTTGATGCGTCAGAAGGCTCTGCTGCAGGCTCGCCTGGGCGCCTATATGTCGGACCCAGAGGCAGAGGCCCAACCTCAGGCACAGTCGCACCCACACCGGCAGCCGCAGATTGTGCAGGCCAAACCAGTGGCCAAGGTGGTCACCTCAGCCCCACAGTCTGCAGCACCGCTGGCTACTGCAACCAGTAAACATGCTAATATTAAACAGTCTAGCACGCATAACTCAAATGAATCCGATGTTATATTGTTGGATGATTCTAGCGGAGGCCAGCGCACTCCCGAGAAGCGACGACGCCACACATCCCCGCTCCCAGCAGCCCCGAGAAACCGAGCCCGCGATGACCCGGTCCACGGACGACGGGAACGGCGCTCAAGAGAACGAGACCGCTCGCCCACACGTCGTCGGGCAGCAGAGCAGCAAATGCCGGCCCGGCCGCGCAGCCGCAACCGCAACATGGAGGACCTACGGCAGGAGATTAACCGCGATAAGCAGAGGGAGAGACGCGACCATAGCCGAGACCGGGATCGGCGTGGAGCAGAGAGGCCGGTGCCCAACGATTTGCGACCGGGTCGTGCCCGGGAGCGAGAAGTTCGGCAAAATCGTAACCAACGGTCGCACAGCCGTAGTAAGTTTGAATCGGACAGGCGCCGCGAGCGGGAGCGGCAAAAGGACCGGGATCGTGGTGGATTTGACCGTGGTGGAGCACGCGGTGGTGCAGACAACGGAGACCGAGATCGTTACAAGGGTTCACTAAGCGAGGGGCAAAAGAAGTACGACAAAGAGAGTAGTGACGAAGAGGTCAACCTGGACATTGATATTGACGAGGACGATGATGACGAAGAACGCATCATTGAGCTGCGCCGGAAAAAACGCGAGGAGCTCCTCAAG AAACTGGGCACGGGGCAGGAATCACCAACGCCCCAAAACTCCAACTCGTACGAGTCTCGGAGCACTTCGCCCGGCTCATCCCAACGCGACAGGCCTCCAAGGACTCCGACGCCCACACTAGCTGGGTCGGATCTGCCCAGCGCGGAAATGCCGAaggagcaccagcagcaggACAACTCAAATAGCCAGAAGAACAGCTCCGTAAAGGAAAAACGAAACGATTGGGATATGTTTGCCGATCAGGATGTGGATTCAAATTTCGAT TCACCCAACACAATCGTTCAAAGCAAGCACCAACACGAAAATCCCGCCCTTACCGACAACTGGGACGACGCAGAGGGCTACTACCGAGTTCGGATCGGTGAGGTGTTGGACAACCGCTACCTGGTTAATGGCTACACGGGCCAGGGCGTCTTCAGTAATGTCGTGCGTGGCCGAGACCAAGCTCGAGGACAGGCTAATGTAGCTATCAAGATTATACGAAACAACGAAATAAT GCACAAAACTGGCTTACGGGAACTGGAAATTCTTAAGAAGCTTAACGACGCCGATCCGGAGGATCGATTTCACTGCCTTCGTTTGTACCGCCACTTTTTCCACAAACAG CATTTATGCATGGTGTTCGAGCCTTTGGCAATGAATTTACGTGAGGTACTCAAGAAGTACGGCAAGAATGTGGGCCTTCACATTAAAGCAGTGCGTAGCTACACGCAGCAACTATTTTTGGCTCTCAAATTGCTGAAAAAGACGGGCATTTTGCATGCGGACATTAAACCGGACAATATTTTGGTCAACGAAAATAATCTGATACTAAAATTATGCGATTTTGGTTCTGCCTCGGCCATTAGCGATAACGAAATAACTCCGTACTTGGTGTCGCGGTTTTACCGCTCTCCGGAGATTATTTTGGGAATACCCTACGACTATGGAATCGACACCTGGTCCGCCGGCTGCACAATCTATGAGCTGTACACTGGAAAAATTCTGTTCAGCGGGAAGAGCAACAACCAAATGCTCAAGTTTTTCATGGATGTGAAGGGCAAGATACCAAACCGAATTGTCAGAAAAGGTCAGTTTAAGGAACAGCACTTTGATCAGAGCTGCAACTTCCTATACCACGAGATTGATAAGCTCACTGAAAGGGTAA ATAGTTGTAATGCCGGTCGTTAA
- the LOC128259526 gene encoding THO complex protein 7, producing the protein MNDEEIIKHRLLIDGDGTGEDRRLNVLLKQFLKWANAKNDSPDTNPIIYDRLMAQFAQCKLTAMKNVQTLQMIGAERDNYSKLVEQHEQSIVLAKEEIEASKKELITAKQIRKNKMEYDLLASLIQEQPDRNGTQKQIEIIRKEIDDLVQKKLKMERKFQKRRNDFTLLMYTIHELEQQLDQDNSSSSSSSSSSSSSSDSEARSEPDLNDNGIMEVSDEDDDLNNSSPTKFDGVRGEPKFYSVSTEDSKAMSVEEDTVLELSIDKDEHDVDVVVAS; encoded by the exons ATGAACGACG AGGAAATCATAAAGCACCGCCTACTGATCGACGGCGACGGTACCGGAGAAGATCGCCGCCTGAACGTGCTGCTGAAGCAGTTCCTGAAGTGGGCCAACGCCAAGAACGATTCGCCGGACACCAA CCCCATCATATACGACCGTTTGATGGCCCAGTTCGCCCAGTGCAAGCTCACTGCGATGAAGAACGTCCAGACTCTGCAAATGATCGGCGCCGAGCGGGACAACTACAGCAAACTGGTAGAGCAGCACGAGCAGAGCATCGTCCTCGCGAAGGAGGAGATCGAGGCCAGCAAAAAGGAGCTGATCACCGCCAAGCAGATccgtaaaaacaaaatggagTACGACCTGCTTGCCTCGCTCATACAGGAACAGCCGGACCGCAATGGCACCCAGAAGCAAATCGAGATCATTAGGAAGGAGATTGATGACCTGGTGCAAAAGAAACTCAAGATGGAGCGGAAGTTCCAGAAGCGCCGCAACGACTTCACTCTGCTCATGTACACTATTCACgagctggagcagcagctggaCCAAGACAACAgttcctcctcgtcctcctcatCGTCAAGCTCTTCTTCTAGCGACAGCGAGGCCCGCTCGGAGCCGGATCTGAACGACAACGGCATCATGGAGGTCAGCGACGAAGACGACGACCTCAACAACAGCAGCCCCACCAAATTCGACGGAGTCCGCGGCGAGCCCAAGTTTTACTCTGTATCCACGGAGGACTCCAAGGCCATGTCCGTCGAGGAGGATACTGTGCTTGAGCTGAGCATCGACAAGGACGAGCACGACGTGGATGTGGTTGTGGCCAGTTAG